TCGCGGCCAGCACCGAGGACCAGGCCAAGGAGATGTTCCGGCTGGGCGGCATCGACCTGGTGATCCTGGATATCAAGATGACTACCAATGATGGCGGGATCGACCTCTTGCGATGGATTCGGGAAACCGAGAGTGTAATGCCCATCATCCTTAACTCCGCCTATCCCCACTACAAAGCGGATTTCGGGACCTGGCTGGCCAACGAGTATCTGGTGAAGTCCGGAGACCTGAAGGAACTGACGGCCACTGTTGCCAAGCTGCTGAAACAGAAGGGCCTGCCCTGAGTGTTAACCGAAGGGCAGAGCAGCCCAAAGAAAGCAAGAATTAAAAACGGTTTTTATGCAATATAGGTTAAGAGAATGAAGGACCGGGAAAAAACCAGGGAACAGTTGCTGGCCGAGCTGGGCGAGCTTCGGGCCAGAATCGGCAAGCTGGCGGGGATCGAGCGGGAGCATGCCCGGGTGGAAGCGGCGCTGCAGGAAAGCGAAGCGACTTTCCGGGCCTTGGCCGAGACCAGCCCCTCCGGCATATTCGTCTATCGTGAAAAATTCCTCTATGTCAACTCCGCCTGCTTGGCGGTAACCGGCTATGGCCGAGAAGAATTTCGCGCGATGCGGTTTTGGGATATGGTTCATCCGGAATTCCGGGATCTGGTCAGGGACCGGGGCTTGGCCCGGCAGAGAGGCGAGCCCGTCCCGGCCCACTATGAGTTCAAGATCACCCGTAAGGATGGAGTGGATCGGTGGCTGGATTTTGCCGGCGCCCAGATCCAGTTCCAGGGCGAAGCCGCCGGTCTGGGCATCGTTTATGACATCACCGAGCGCAAACAGGCGGAGGCCGCGCTTAAGGCCAGCGAAGAACAATATCGCTTGCTGGTGGAAAGCCAGGACGAGGGCCTGGCCATAGTGGACGGCCACGAAAGATTCCTTTTCGTAAACCCGGCCGGCTGCAGGATATTTGCCGTGCCGGACGGCTCCCTGAACGGCCGTTGTCTGAGTGAATTCGCCGACGCCGCCAATTTTCGGATGATTGCCCAGCAGACCAAGCTGCGCCAAGACGGCGGATCAAACGAGTATGAAATAGAGATCATCCGGGGAGACAAGGTCAAACGAATCATTAAAGTTTCGGCCAAGCCCCAATACGGCCAAAGCGGGCAGTTCGATGCCGCCTTCGGCGTATTCCAAGACATAACCGAGCGCAGGCTGGCAGAGATAAGGTTAAAGGAATCGGAGGAGATCTACCATACCCTGGTCAACTCCTCGCCTGATGCGGTGACCATGACCGATCTGCAGGGCCGGATGATATTTGTCTCGGAGCAGACCTTAAAACTGCACGGTTATTCGCATCAGGATGAACTTCTTGGCCAGCCGGCTTTCATGTTAATCGCCGCCCAGGATCATCAGCGGGCAGGGGCCAACATGGAAATAACGTTGAACCAAGGATCGATCAGGGATATCGAATATATTTTCCTGAAAAAGGACGGCTCTTCCTTCATCGGCGAATTGAACGCGTCTTTGATCCGGAACGTCCAGGGCCTGCCCAAGGCTTTCATTGCCACAACCAGGGACGTAACCGAGCACCGGAATGCCGAAGAGCTGGTCCGGAAAAGCGAAGAGCGCTACCGGAGATTGCTGGAAGCGGTTACCGATTATACCTACACCGTGCAGATACGGGACGGCAAGCACGCCGCGACCCAGCATAGCCCCAACTGCCTGGCGGTTACCGGATATTCCGCGGAAGAATACGACGCTGATCCCAACCTTTGGCTCAACATGGTCTACCAGCAGGATAAGCAACTGGTGATGGAGCAGGCCGCCCGGTTATGGGCCGGAGAAGCGGTGCCGCCGCTGGAACACCGCATCATCCATAAAAACGGCACCTTCCGCTGGGTGAAGAACACGGTAGTGCCCAGGTTCGACGAGCAGGGCAAACTGATGGCCTACGATGGCCTGGTATCAGGCATTACTGAGCGCAAGCTGGCCGAGGAGGAGGTGAAAAAATTGAACCTGGCGCTTCAGCACTATGTGACCCAGTTGGAAGATGTCAATCGGGAATTGGAAGCGTTCAATTATTCCGTTTCCCATGGTTTGAGGACCCCATTGGTCAGCATCGGCGGCTTTTCAAATTTACTGTTGAAAGAACATTCCGGCGGCATCACGTCGGATTGCAAACAATATTTAAACGTGATACGGAACAATGCCGTCAAGATGGAGAAATTGATCGATGATCTTCTAAACAGGTCGTATTTGGGTTGGAAGCCGATAATGGAGACGGAGATCGATATAAACGAGTTGGTGTCAGACATTTTAGGGGAATTGGAATCTTCGTTTAACGGAAGGAACATTCAGTACAATGTCGGTTCCTTGCCCAATGTCCGGGCTGATCGGGTTATGATCCATCAAGTTTTTACCAACTACCTCACCAATGCCATCAAATACACCAGCATCAGGGATCAGGCGATAATCGAAATCGGCGGGCGGAGCGAAGCAAAAGGGAACATTTATTATGTCCGCGATAATGGAGTTGGTTTCGACATGAAGCTGGTTGATAAGTTGTTCAGCGTTTTTCAAAGGCTGCATGATCAGCATGAATTTAAGGGAACCGGCGTTGGCCTGTCGATAGCCCAACGCATCATTCACCGTCATGGGGGACGGGTCTGGGCCGAAAGCGAGATCAATAAAGGATCGACCTTCTACTTCTCATTGCCAAGAGAAGAGCCTAAAGAGATGTAATGTTAATCTTAGCTATTCATCAAATCAATCATACTTGAAAGGAAAAACCGATGAAAAAAACATCAATGGCATTCTCGATGCTGGCAGGGCTCAGCTTCCTGGGCGCCATTCTATTCAAACTGAATGTGCTGCCGCGTAATTTTCTGAATACCGTGCCCAGTTCATACATTCAGCTGGCCCAACTTTTCCTCCTGGCTGCCATCGCCCTCGGAATCCACGGAATGGACCAAAAGAAATAGAAAGGAAAATATCATGGCCTCCCAGACCGTAAAGTTCGAATATGATCCGGTAAGGAACATCCTTTTTACCGAGGATGAGTACCTGATATCTAGCGAGCGGGATGTTGACGAATTTCTTTTCCGGTACCTGAAAAAGCTCGAGGAAATAGGGCACAGGGTTTATGTTATTTCACATATTGACGGCCTTGAGGTGCATGCCAGCCTTTATGACTATTACGGCAAAAAGATTATTTAAGGCCAACCACTATAAGCCATAAACACAGCTGGAGGAGAAATGAAAAGGTTAGCAACATTGGCGCTGTCACTGCTTCTGGCGCTATTCCTGCTGGCTCCGGCGGTTCTGGCCAAGGACAAGCTGGTCCTGGCCACCACCACCAGCACCATGGACTCGGGCCTGCTTGATTTCCTGGTTCCCATCTTCGAAAAGGAGAGCGGCTGCAAGGTCCAGGTCATCGCGGTCGGCACCGGGGCCGCCATCCGTTACGGCAAAGACGGCAACGCCGACGTCGTGATGGTTCACGATCCGGCGGCCGAGGAAGCGGTGGTCAGGGAAGGGTTTTTCGTGGAACGGAAATACCTGATGTACAATGATTTTGTGATCGTGGGCCCCGCCGAAGATTCGGCCGGGATCAAGGGGACTGCCTCGGCGGTTGAAGCCTTAAAAAAGATCCAGACCTCCCAGTCAACCTTCGTCTCCCGGGCCGACCAGTCCGGCACCCACAAAAAAGAGCAGAGGCTGTGGGCCTCCGCCGGGATCGATCCAAAAGGCTCATGGTACCTGGAGGCCGGGGCCGGGATGGAGACAGTGCTGCGCATCGCCAACGAAAAGCGGGCCTACAGCCTGACCGATCGCGGCACCTACCTGGCCCACCAGAAGGAATATGACCTGCCGATCCTGAACGAGGGGGACAAGGAGCTGTTCAATCCCTATCACATCATGCTGGTGGCCCCGGCCAAGTACCCGTTCGTCAACTATTCCCTGGCCAAAAAGTTCTCGGACTTCCTGACCTCGGAGCGGGGCCAGAAGCTGATCGCCGAGTGCGGCGTTGACAAGTACGGTCAGCCCCTGTTCTACCCGGCGGTGGAGAAGAAATAGATTGAAGGGATGCTTATATCCGCTATAAGTAAACGGACTCGATCTTATACTTCATGCAAAGAACCAAGACAAATATATAACTGAGGAAAAACATGAGAAAAATAATCTTAACCGTCTGTGCCGTTATCATGGCCGGATCAACTTCCGCCTTTGCCTTTGACGTCAAGACCGATGTTCAACAGGAATTCCCCAATTTTAAGATCTCCGGCTGGCTCAAGGTTGCCTACCTGGACACCCTCTATCACGACACCCTGGTCACCTATCCCTCGGGCTTCGAGGTCAAGGATGCGGCCATCACCGTCAGCGGCGACGCCTGGAGCGACCTGGCTTACCGGATCTGCCTGCAGTCCAACAAGCCCACCAAGGCAAGCGCCAGCACGGTTTACGCCGCCTGGCTGTTGGACGCCTATGCCGACTGGAAACCTTCCAAACTTTATTCTTTCCGGGTGGGCCAGTACAAGAGGCCGTTTGGATATGAACAGCTGACCGCGGCCACCAGCATGGATTTCGTCAACGCCTCCCAGATCACAGGCAAATTCAACTCCAGCAACCGGGAACAGGGGATCATGGGCTTTGGCGTCTGGAGGGACCTGAGCTATTTCCTTTCGCTTGGCAACGGCGCCCCGTACAACGAAAAGGACGCCAATCCATCCAAGACCGTTTTGTTCCGTATAGTCTATGCGCCTCTGGCGGGAATGACCGTGGGCGGCTCGGTGGAATACGGTACCCAGAACACAGCCGGCAAAAGCTATTACAACCGACACGTCGGGCTGGACGTGAATTACGAATGGGGCAAGCTTTTCGCCCGGGGCGAGTATATGATCGGGCAGGACGACAAGGCGATGACCACCGACTCGGTGCTAGTCGGAACCACCATGGTCACACAGTCAGGCGTTGATATGAACCTGATGCGCGGAGGATACCTGACGGTCGGCTACGTGCCGCTGTCCAAGCTTAAGGTCAATGTCAGGAGAGACGTTTACCGGGAGAACTGCCAGTGGGGCCTGATCACCGACGGCATCTCATCCTGGTGGAACAAGAAAGAAAGCAGGGTGATCGTATTCAATCTGGGCGCCGATTATTTCCTGAATCCTAACACCAAGGTCACCTTGAACTACGACATAACGCAGGAGGATATGGCACTTCGCCCGGTCAAGAATAACCCGCTTTCAGCCCAGCTGCAGGTCAAGTTCTAACTAAAAACCCAAGCATCGTCATTCTAAGCATGGCATCGTGCCTGCCGGTCCGAAGAATCTTTCAAGTAATAGCCGCCGCATCTTGCCCGGCTCAGAATGACATTTGTGCCATTTGATTATGATGGGAGCGCAGTTGATGCGCTCCTATTATTGTTATTGTCTTTTAAATCAAATTTTGCTATCATCATAGTATGTTCAATTTAATACAAAGTTTAAAGCAGGCTATTGGGCTGCTGCTCAAGTTCGATCACGAGATCTGGCAGATAGTCCTGTTGTCCCTGCGGGTCTCGCTGGCCTCTTCGCTGATCGCCGTCTGCCTGGCCATCCCGCTGTCCCTGGTCATTACCCAGAACGAATTCCCTGGCAAGCGTGTCGTCATCGGGACGGTCAATAGTTTCATTGCCATCCCCGCGGTGGTGATCGGGCTGGTCTGCTACTTGTTTTTGTCCCGTTCGGGTCCGCTGGGTTTCTGGCGCCTGCTGTATACGCCCTCGGCCATCATCATCGCCCAGACCCTGCTGATCATCCCGCTGATGACCGGACTCTGCATCTCGGCCCTGCAAGGCCTGGGGCACCGGGTGAAGGAGACCATGATCACCTTGGGCGCCGACCGCCGACATCTTACTTTAGGCATAATGCGGGAAGTGCGCTTCTCGCTGGCCGCGGCCTTCATCACCGGGTTTTCCCGGGTGCTGGGCGAGACCGGCATGACCATGATGGTGGGCGGCAACATCAAGGGCGACACCCGGGTGATGACCACCGCCATTGCGCTGGAGACCATCAAGGGCAACTTTGAACTGGGGATCGCATTGGGATTAGTGCTTTTGATAGTAGCGATTGGGATAAACATCGTTCTCCAGTTAGCCCAGGGGAGGGCCGGACGATGAAGATAGTGGCCCAGAATGTCTCCAAAAGTTTCGACGGGAAAGCTGTGCTGAAGGATATCACGCTGACCATTGAAAAACCCGGCGTCTACGCGCTGGTGGGACCCAACGGCTCCGGCAAGACCACCCTGATGCGGATGCTGGCCCTGCTGGAAAAAAGCGAAGGCGGGACCTTGAAATACAAGACCCGGGGCAGCGATGGCTATGCCTCATTGGCGCACTCTCCCGGCATCAGGAAGAAGATGGGCCTGATCCACAACCCGGCGGTGATGCTGTCCGGTACGGTGCAGTACAATTTGGAATACGGCCTGCGGGTGAGGGGCGTGTCAGCGCCGGAGCGGAAAAGAAGATCGGACCAGATGCTGGAGACACTGTCCCTGCGCTGGCCCGGGTGCTGGCGCTGGATCCGGAAGTGGTGTTCCTGGACGAGCCCACGGCCAACCTGGATCCCTTGAGCGCCAAGCTGATTGAAAAAACGATTATGGAACTGGCCGGCCGGGGAAAGAAGGTGATATTGGCCACCCACAACCTTTGGCAGGTGGAGCGGATCGCGGACTGGGTTTGGTTTCTGAACGACGGGGTGATCTCCATCTCCGGCACGGCCCAGGATGTGCTGCACAAGGGCGACCAAGCCTTTTGGGGGAAGTTTTTGGGCCGGGATAATTTGTACAATGGTAAAATCGTCAAAACGGAAAACGGGAAATCTTTCCAATGCGGCAACGTGTCGTTTGAAGTGGTGACCACGCTGGAAGGACTGGCCATGGCCAGCCTGAATCCCAACGAGATAATTTTATCCTCGCAGAAATTAGTCAGCAGCGCTCGCAACGTGCTGGAGGGAGTTATAACCGACGCCATTTCCGAGGGCGGTCTGTACAAGGTCACGGTTGATGTGGGACTGTCATTGGCCGCGGCCATTACCAAGGCCTCGTGGGACGAGATGAATCTGAAGGTCGGCAGCCACGTGTATGCGGTGTTCAAGGCCAGCAGTGTCAGGGTTTGGAGGGAAGAGAACGGGGGATAGGGAATAGATGATTGGGGTTGGATTATTGTAGGGGCGAGGCGTGCCTCGCCCAGGGAATGATGTGATGGGAAACAGATATTTGGGAACGGACATGGGGATTTGATAATAGGTATCAGGTATTACAAAAAGGAAACGCATGATCTCATTTAACGAAGCGCGCAACAAAATGCTGGAGGGCATAAAACCCCTGCCCACCGAAAAGTGCCGTCTGGATGACCTTTTGGGCCGGATACTGGCCCAGGACATCACGGCCTCGTTCGACATTCCGCCCAAAGACAACTCGGCCATGGACGGCTTTGCCGTCATTTATTCCGATGTGGCAACAGCGTCACCGGAAAACCCGGTTGCCCTGCAGGTCATAGAGGACGTGCCGGCCGGCAAGGTGGCCGTCAAGTCCTTGAAACCTGGGCAGGCCATTCGCATCATGACCGGAGCGCAGATACCCGAAGGGGCGGAGGCGGTGGTGCCAGTGGAACTAACCAGCAAGGGAATACAGAATACTGAAGTTAGAATATTGAAGGCGGTCAAGCAAGGGGCCAATATTCGCAGACAGGGAGAGGATGTAACGTCCGGGCAATTATTGATCGCTCAAGGTGTAAGACTTAGGCCGCAGGAAGTGGGGTTAATAGCATCCTTGGGCCTCACCGAAGCATTGGTCGCCAAACAGCCGGTGGTCGGGATAATCTCCAGCGGGAACGAGATCGCCGCGCCGGGCCAGCCGCTGAAGCCGGGACAGATATACGACGCCAACCGTTTCAGCATAGGCGGGCAGGTGAAAGAGGCCGGGGCAGAAGTCAAAGACTACGGCATAATCTCTGATGACCTGGAAAAGATCAAAGAGACCCTGAACCAGGCGGCCCGGGAGTGTGATGTGGTCATCACTTCGGGCGGCGTCTCCGTCGGCGACTACGACCTGATGAAACAGGCGCTGTCCTCACTCGGTCAAATGAATTTCTGGCAGGTGAAACAGAAGCCGGGAAAACCGCTGGCCTTCGGGCATATCAACGGTAAGCCGGTGGTCGGCCTGCCGGGCAATCCGGTGTCCTCAATGGTGGTCTGCGAGCAGTACGACCGACCGCTATTGTTGAAGATGCAGGGAAGTGTTAATATATATAAAGAAGCGATATTCGCGGTCTGCGATCAGGATATCAAAAAACACGCAGGAAGGACCGAGTTCCTTCGCGCTAAAGTAAAATGGCAGGATGGTGCTTATCACGTGGTTTTAACCGGGCCTCAGGGATCGGGCATCCTGACATCAATGGTCCAGGCCGACGGGCTGATGATACTGCCGGAGGAGTGCGATGGGGTGAAGCCGGGGGATGTGGTGCAGATTGAACTATTTTCACACGGATGAACGCGGATTAGAACGGATTCACACTGATTTACAAATGGGCTAAACTTTGTAAACTGTAAACTCAGAAACTGGAAAGATCATGCAACCCATCATCTCCTTCGTCGGACATTCCAACTCCGGCAAGACCACCCTGATCAAAAAGATAGTCCGCATTTTAAACCGCAAGGGTTACCGGGTAGGGGTGCTGAAGCACACCCACGGCGCCATTAAGGCCGACAGGCGCGGGACCGACACCGACCGGTTCCGCCTGGCCGGGGCCAAAATATCTTCCATCTCCGACGACAAACTGCTGGTGCGGTTTGAGAATGTCAAAGGACTTATTCCAAAAATGGTGGTCAGCGCCTTGAGCAGCGAGTTGGACCTGCTAATCATCGAAGGATACAAGAAAGAATCTTTCCCCAAGGTGCTTTTTTCTGATGAACTTTCGTCAGTCAGTCTTAAAGGGATCATCGCTACTGTTGGCCCCAAAAATCCGTCCGACAGCAAGGTCAGGCATTTCAAGCCGTCCATGCCAAACGAGATTGCCCGGTGGCTGGAACAGACATTTATCCTCCCAGCCAGGAAGAAGCGGAGTCTTCAGATATTCATAGACGGCAAACCACTGCCGATGAATCCCTTTGTCAGGCAGATGATCAGAGAAACCCTGGCCGGTATGCTGAAAAGCCTGAAAGGCGGGCGGGGCCGTAAGGCCCAGATATTGATTGACTTTGGCGCAAAAATGTAGTATTCTTATAATCCTAACTAATTACATTCAGGAGACCAAGATGAAAAAAACATTACTTTTTGCCGCGCTGGCGGCATTAATTTTGGGTTGCGCCCAAAAAGAAGCGCCCAAACCCGTGGCGGCCCCGGCGCCGGCCAAACCTGTACCGGCGTTCGTGGCTTCGGTAAATTTTATCAAGGGCGATGTCCAAAAGCTGTTGAGCGGAACATGGATGCCGGCTGTTCCCGGCGATTCCCTGTTTGCCGGCGACTGTCTGAACATTCCTGCTAAAGCCGAGCTTGAGTTCAAGGACGCTCAGGGTCAATTGTTGAAACTGACCGGTTCCCAGACCGATGAAGTGACGACATTGCTGCAGAAGGCCGCGGCCACCCCGGAAGCCAAACCGGAAAGCAAGGCCATCCAAAGTCTGAAGAAGATAGAAGGCAAGAAGCAGACTCTGACCGAACAAACGCCGACCGCCGTGGCCGGGATCCGGGGAACCCAGAAACGCAAGCCGATGCCCGATACTACGGCCGCTTCCGACACCACAAAATAGCCAGGTCATAATAACCTTTCAGCATGAAGCCCCTGGAGCAACAGTCCACACCGGACATTGTCTTCAAACAGTATTCGGTAAATGCAAATTGTAAACCGTAAACTGTAAATTGTAAACAAAATATACCAACCCAAGGAGACGCAATGAAAAAGGGCATTCATCCCAAGTACGAAGCCGCCACCATCACCTGCAGTTGCGGGAATGTCATCAAGACTCGTTCCACCGTCAAGGACATCCACGTTGAAATCTGCTCCAGCTGCCATCCTTTCTATACCGGCAAAGAAAAGCTGCTGGATGCCGCCGGCCGGGTGGAGCAGTTCCGCAAACGTTATGCCAAAAAGGACGGAGCCATGGTCAAGCCCAAGGCCGCAGCCAAGCCCAAAGTTGAAGCCAAACCCAAGGCCGAAGTCGAAACCAAAGTCAAGCCCAAAGCCGAAGCCAAGCCTAATGTTGAAGCCAAACCCAAGGCCGAAGCCAAAGCCGAAGCCAAGCCTAATGTTGAAGCCAAACCCAAGGCCGAAGTCGAAACCAAGGCCGAAGCCAAAGCCTGACAAACAGGCCCCGGCAAATTAAAAGCAAAAATGG
Above is a genomic segment from candidate division TA06 bacterium containing:
- a CDS encoding response regulator, which encodes MPKILIIDDEEDIRLLYRKELESNGYQAVAASTEDQAKEMFRLGGIDLVILDIKMTTNDGGIDLLRWIRETESVMPIILNSAYPHYKADFGTWLANEYLVKSGDLKELTATVAKLLKQKGLP
- a CDS encoding PAS domain S-box protein, with product MKDREKTREQLLAELGELRARIGKLAGIEREHARVEAALQESEATFRALAETSPSGIFVYREKFLYVNSACLAVTGYGREEFRAMRFWDMVHPEFRDLVRDRGLARQRGEPVPAHYEFKITRKDGVDRWLDFAGAQIQFQGEAAGLGIVYDITERKQAEAALKASEEQYRLLVESQDEGLAIVDGHERFLFVNPAGCRIFAVPDGSLNGRCLSEFADAANFRMIAQQTKLRQDGGSNEYEIEIIRGDKVKRIIKVSAKPQYGQSGQFDAAFGVFQDITERRLAEIRLKESEEIYHTLVNSSPDAVTMTDLQGRMIFVSEQTLKLHGYSHQDELLGQPAFMLIAAQDHQRAGANMEITLNQGSIRDIEYIFLKKDGSSFIGELNASLIRNVQGLPKAFIATTRDVTEHRNAEELVRKSEERYRRLLEAVTDYTYTVQIRDGKHAATQHSPNCLAVTGYSAEEYDADPNLWLNMVYQQDKQLVMEQAARLWAGEAVPPLEHRIIHKNGTFRWVKNTVVPRFDEQGKLMAYDGLVSGITERKLAEEEVKKLNLALQHYVTQLEDVNRELEAFNYSVSHGLRTPLVSIGGFSNLLLKEHSGGITSDCKQYLNVIRNNAVKMEKLIDDLLNRSYLGWKPIMETEIDINELVSDILGELESSFNGRNIQYNVGSLPNVRADRVMIHQVFTNYLTNAIKYTSIRDQAIIEIGGRSEAKGNIYYVRDNGVGFDMKLVDKLFSVFQRLHDQHEFKGTGVGLSIAQRIIHRHGGRVWAESEINKGSTFYFSLPREEPKEM
- a CDS encoding substrate-binding domain-containing protein; this encodes MKRLATLALSLLLALFLLAPAVLAKDKLVLATTTSTMDSGLLDFLVPIFEKESGCKVQVIAVGTGAAIRYGKDGNADVVMVHDPAAEEAVVREGFFVERKYLMYNDFVIVGPAEDSAGIKGTASAVEALKKIQTSQSTFVSRADQSGTHKKEQRLWASAGIDPKGSWYLEAGAGMETVLRIANEKRAYSLTDRGTYLAHQKEYDLPILNEGDKELFNPYHIMLVAPAKYPFVNYSLAKKFSDFLTSERGQKLIAECGVDKYGQPLFYPAVEKK
- a CDS encoding ABC transporter permease, with amino-acid sequence MFNLIQSLKQAIGLLLKFDHEIWQIVLLSLRVSLASSLIAVCLAIPLSLVITQNEFPGKRVVIGTVNSFIAIPAVVIGLVCYLFLSRSGPLGFWRLLYTPSAIIIAQTLLIIPLMTGLCISALQGLGHRVKETMITLGADRRHLTLGIMREVRFSLAAAFITGFSRVLGETGMTMMVGGNIKGDTRVMTTAIALETIKGNFELGIALGLVLLIVAIGINIVLQLAQGRAGR
- a CDS encoding ATP-binding cassette domain-containing protein codes for the protein MKIVAQNVSKSFDGKAVLKDITLTIEKPGVYALVGPNGSGKTTLMRMLALLEKSEGGTLKYKTRGSDGYASLAHSPGIRKKMGLIHNPAVMLSGTVQYNLEYGLRVRGVSAPERKRRSDQMLETLSLRWPGCWRWIRKWCSWTSPRPTWIP
- a CDS encoding TOBE domain-containing protein, whose amino-acid sequence is MLALDPEVVFLDEPTANLDPLSAKLIEKTIMELAGRGKKVILATHNLWQVERIADWVWFLNDGVISISGTAQDVLHKGDQAFWGKFLGRDNLYNGKIVKTENGKSFQCGNVSFEVVTTLEGLAMASLNPNEIILSSQKLVSSARNVLEGVITDAISEGGLYKVTVDVGLSLAAAITKASWDEMNLKVGSHVYAVFKASSVRVWREENGG
- a CDS encoding molybdopterin molybdotransferase MoeA, which produces MISFNEARNKMLEGIKPLPTEKCRLDDLLGRILAQDITASFDIPPKDNSAMDGFAVIYSDVATASPENPVALQVIEDVPAGKVAVKSLKPGQAIRIMTGAQIPEGAEAVVPVELTSKGIQNTEVRILKAVKQGANIRRQGEDVTSGQLLIAQGVRLRPQEVGLIASLGLTEALVAKQPVVGIISSGNEIAAPGQPLKPGQIYDANRFSIGGQVKEAGAEVKDYGIISDDLEKIKETLNQAARECDVVITSGGVSVGDYDLMKQALSSLGQMNFWQVKQKPGKPLAFGHINGKPVVGLPGNPVSSMVVCEQYDRPLLLKMQGSVNIYKEAIFAVCDQDIKKHAGRTEFLRAKVKWQDGAYHVVLTGPQGSGILTSMVQADGLMILPEECDGVKPGDVVQIELFSHG
- the mobB gene encoding molybdopterin-guanine dinucleotide biosynthesis protein B, with the protein product MQPIISFVGHSNSGKTTLIKKIVRILNRKGYRVGVLKHTHGAIKADRRGTDTDRFRLAGAKISSISDDKLLVRFENVKGLIPKMVVSALSSELDLLIIEGYKKESFPKVLFSDELSSVSLKGIIATVGPKNPSDSKVRHFKPSMPNEIARWLEQTFILPARKKRSLQIFIDGKPLPMNPFVRQMIRETLAGMLKSLKGGRGRKAQILIDFGAKM
- the rpmE gene encoding 50S ribosomal protein L31 is translated as MKKGIHPKYEAATITCSCGNVIKTRSTVKDIHVEICSSCHPFYTGKEKLLDAAGRVEQFRKRYAKKDGAMVKPKAAAKPKVEAKPKAEVETKVKPKAEAKPNVEAKPKAEAKAEAKPNVEAKPKAEVETKAEAKA